One window from the genome of Dehalococcoidia bacterium encodes:
- a CDS encoding LysM peptidoglycan-binding domain-containing protein, which produces MPFAMEDAEPRLCRYCDRDATHTCPRCGSDCCDDHGRDLCQACLAPESALPSSTIFRGSLVALGVAALVAVWLLVKPPTLPGERRLAQAQGQNPAAVQPARGQPGAGSSAVPTPLPTVAVSPSPVAARSYTVLSGDTLSGIASSFGSTVAEIEAANPGVTPANLKPGQELVIPPPGGFPTPSPTPSPTATPTATPSPTATPSPTATPAGTATPSATPTPASTPSPTPTPAG; this is translated from the coding sequence ATGCCGTTCGCGATGGAAGACGCCGAGCCACGCCTTTGCCGCTACTGCGATCGCGACGCCACCCACACCTGCCCGCGCTGCGGCTCGGACTGCTGCGACGACCACGGGCGCGATCTCTGCCAGGCCTGCCTCGCGCCGGAGAGCGCCCTGCCGTCGAGCACCATCTTCCGCGGCTCGCTTGTCGCGCTGGGCGTCGCGGCGCTGGTCGCCGTCTGGCTGCTGGTCAAGCCGCCCACCTTGCCCGGCGAACGCCGGCTGGCGCAGGCGCAGGGCCAGAACCCCGCGGCCGTGCAGCCGGCCAGGGGCCAGCCGGGCGCCGGCAGCTCCGCCGTGCCCACACCGCTGCCCACCGTAGCCGTCAGCCCCTCGCCCGTGGCCGCCCGCTCGTATACCGTGCTCTCCGGTGATACGCTCAGTGGGATCGCGAGCAGCTTCGGCAGCACGGTCGCGGAGATCGAGGCGGCGAATCCGGGTGTGACGCCGGCAAACCTGAAGCCGGGGCAGGAACTGGTGATTCCCCCGCCCGGCGGCTTCCCGACGCCGTCGCCCACGCCGAGTCCGACCGCGACGCCGACGGCGACTCCTTCGCCCACCGCAACGCCGTCGCCCACGGCAACGCCGGCCGGCACGGCCACGCCGAGCGCAACGCCGACGCCCGCGAGCACGCCGAGCCCCACACCCACGCCCGCCGGCTGA